The following proteins are encoded in a genomic region of Chloroflexota bacterium:
- a CDS encoding sugar transferase, which produces MLSKYGIRFVTFVFLADLLLTELSLFVAEYARRKIDLGLEIHPTVILLNPYIYIVVGLIWIFIFMAFSAYDFRRVADPINELQTVIAAVGTAVLVFAGYLYLSFRDVPRLLFVYFFIFDMFLLLSYRLVVRLILYLLNRYPNNRRRVLIAGAGHQGQEVLHRLNECRSLGLEVTGFVDDEAEKGKAVGGSPVYGGLDDITKVINELAIDEVIFALPAAAHQKIVQLAFELESYPVTVRVVPDLFALVTKRATLDDFFGIPLIGVQIPGIDGFNMVFKRLFDVVVAGIGLLFLSPLMLLASIAILLDSGWPVIFTQERVGLNGRLFHMYKFRTMIRGAEQKLHEIVQATDDEQPVFKVRDDPRVTRLGRFLRRTSLDELPQLFNVLKGEMSLVGPRPEQPFIVAQYEAWQRKRLSVLPGITGWWQVNGRSDKPMHLNTEYDLYYIQNYSLFLDLLILWKTAWVVLKGKGAF; this is translated from the coding sequence GTGTTAAGCAAATATGGTATCCGTTTCGTGACGTTTGTCTTCTTGGCCGATCTGCTCTTAACTGAATTATCGCTCTTTGTAGCGGAGTATGCCCGAAGAAAGATCGATCTGGGACTGGAGATTCATCCCACTGTAATCTTGCTTAATCCTTACATTTATATAGTAGTGGGACTGATCTGGATTTTCATCTTTATGGCCTTCTCTGCCTACGACTTTCGGCGCGTGGCCGATCCGATCAACGAGCTCCAGACAGTTATCGCTGCTGTGGGGACGGCCGTGCTAGTCTTCGCTGGTTATCTCTATCTGTCCTTCCGTGATGTACCACGCCTGTTGTTCGTCTATTTCTTCATTTTCGATATGTTCTTGTTGCTCAGCTATCGTCTGGTAGTGCGATTGATCCTCTATCTGCTCAATAGGTATCCGAACAACAGGCGCCGGGTACTGATCGCTGGCGCCGGCCATCAGGGGCAAGAGGTGCTGCATCGGCTCAACGAGTGCCGCTCTCTGGGACTGGAGGTGACCGGTTTCGTTGATGATGAGGCAGAGAAGGGAAAAGCAGTAGGGGGTTCCCCAGTTTACGGTGGCCTGGATGACATCACCAAGGTCATCAATGAGCTGGCGATCGATGAGGTGATCTTTGCCTTGCCGGCGGCAGCCCATCAGAAGATCGTTCAGCTCGCGTTCGAGCTGGAATCGTATCCAGTGACCGTGCGCGTGGTGCCGGATCTTTTTGCGTTAGTGACGAAAAGGGCTACGTTAGATGATTTCTTTGGTATCCCCCTTATCGGCGTGCAAATACCTGGCATTGATGGCTTTAATATGGTCTTTAAGCGGCTCTTCGATGTTGTGGTGGCTGGAATAGGGCTGCTGTTTCTCTCACCACTCATGCTGTTAGCTTCCATCGCCATTCTTCTGGATAGCGGGTGGCCGGTCATCTTCACTCAGGAGCGTGTCGGACTGAACGGACGCCTCTTCCACATGTATAAATTTAGGACGATGATTCGCGGCGCTGAGCAGAAGTTGCACGAAATAGTGCAGGCGACCGACGACGAACAGCCGGTATTCAAGGTGAGGGATGATCCGCGGGTGACGCGCCTCGGGCGATTCCTGCGTCGTACCAGTCTGGATGAATTGCCCCAGCTGTTTAACGTTCTAAAGGGAGAGATGAGTCTGGTTGGTCCACGACCAGAACAACCCTTTATTGTGGCCCAGTACGAGGCCTGGCAACGTAAAAGGTTATCTGTATTGCCTGGAATCACGGGGTGGTGGCAGGTGAATGGGCGAAGCGATAAGCCCATGCATCTGAACACCGAATATGACCTTTATTACATCCAAAACTATTCCCTCTTCTTGGATCTACTGATCCTTTGGAAAACAGCCTGGGTCGTCCTTAAGGGCAAAGGGGCCTTCTAA
- a CDS encoding glycoside hydrolase family 44 protein — MTVNQGGNEGVFGRPSLKAIIMALCVALLAGNWLAGTAYSVVQDKQLTLLGMAGTPTPSLTYYTYIPLIYNLYGTTSAAPFGIEIEDFTNAAAVQLASEAQAKWTRIHLLWADVEPERGHYDWAETDDVLGRVTAYGFTPVVVIRNTPHWAGPTLAGPIDDYDGFKDFLSALVQRYKDAPYRVKYWQLYNEPDISEAFPGGVIGGWGLIPDKYTEMLRLAYGTIKSVDPEAKVLIGGLLHDNSSWSFLDKVLDAGGGQYFDILCFHYYDEHNDDGRWGYKGLAGKAEDLQRRMESRGLHKPMMATEIGRRTWDDQDRFAEQANFVVRGYVQGMALGLQAIIWYSLVDPSFYYSGLVKADLTPKPAYIAYKTLTNELGSATYERPLTESETGSTSIEGYLFTTLNGKREIRVVWMKNKPGEPQEATMVVPAKQLKEISKLGDVTQLYAQEDGNIRVTIGRSPVYLEIDR; from the coding sequence GTGACGGTCAACCAGGGAGGCAACGAAGGAGTGTTCGGCCGGCCTTCACTGAAAGCGATAATTATGGCCTTGTGTGTAGCGCTGCTGGCCGGTAATTGGTTGGCAGGGACAGCATATTCGGTCGTTCAAGATAAGCAGCTGACTCTGCTGGGTATGGCAGGCACCCCTACGCCCTCCTTAACATACTATACCTATATTCCTCTAATATACAACCTTTATGGGACGACCTCCGCAGCACCGTTTGGCATAGAGATTGAAGACTTCACCAATGCCGCTGCTGTGCAGCTGGCCAGCGAGGCTCAGGCGAAATGGACAAGGATACATCTGCTTTGGGCGGATGTGGAACCAGAGCGCGGTCACTACGATTGGGCCGAAACCGATGATGTGCTGGGCAGGGTAACGGCCTATGGTTTCACCCCCGTAGTTGTGATCAGGAATACACCTCATTGGGCTGGGCCAACCCTGGCTGGACCGATCGATGACTATGATGGATTTAAGGACTTCTTGAGCGCTCTGGTGCAGCGTTATAAGGATGCTCCTTACAGGGTCAAGTACTGGCAGCTCTATAATGAGCCGGATATTTCCGAGGCATTTCCAGGAGGTGTTATCGGGGGCTGGGGTTTGATACCTGACAAATACACGGAGATGCTTCGCCTAGCTTATGGGACGATCAAGTCTGTTGACCCGGAGGCCAAGGTCCTGATAGGTGGTTTGCTGCACGATAACTCATCTTGGTCTTTTTTGGATAAAGTGCTCGATGCTGGCGGCGGACAGTATTTCGATATCCTTTGTTTCCATTATTATGATGAGCACAACGATGATGGCCGTTGGGGCTATAAGGGCCTGGCTGGTAAGGCAGAGGACCTGCAGCGTAGAATGGAGAGCCGCGGGCTTCACAAGCCGATGATGGCTACTGAAATTGGCAGGCGAACCTGGGATGATCAGGACAGGTTTGCTGAGCAGGCTAACTTCGTGGTGCGGGGTTACGTGCAGGGCATGGCCTTAGGATTGCAAGCCATCATCTGGTATTCTTTGGTTGATCCCTCTTTTTACTACAGTGGGCTGGTAAAGGCTGATCTTACGCCAAAGCCGGCTTACATCGCCTACAAAACCTTGACCAACGAATTGGGCAGTGCCACCTACGAACGCCCTCTTACGGAGAGTGAGACTGGATCCACCTCCATCGAAGGGTATCTGTTTACGACCCTGAATGGGAAAAGGGAAATCCGTGTCGTCTGGATGAAGAACAAGCCTGGTGAGCCGCAAGAAGCGACTATGGTGGTTCCGGCCAAACAGTTAAAGGAGATCAGCAAATTGGGTGACGTAACGCAGCTTTACGCTCAGGAGGATGGCAACATACGGGTTACAATTGGTCGGAGCCCAGTCTACCTAGAGATTGATCGCTAG
- a CDS encoding GDP-L-fucose synthase — translation MSFWVGKRVLVTGGAGFIGSHVVKVLLNRGVPEENITIPRRQTCDLRLMGNCRAAVEGQNIVIHLAAVVGGIGFNQENPATLFYDNLLMGVQLLEAARQAGVEKFVSVGTACSYPKYTPVPFREEDVWNGYPEETNAPYGQAKRMLIVQSEAYHRQYGMNAVVVIPFNAYGPGDNFDPRSSHVIPALIRKCFEEEELVVWGDGSPSRSFVYVEDIAEGVALAAEKLNDPRPVNIGTEEETTIRELVELVVEYSGFKGRVIYDTSRPNGQPRRAASIARAKELLGYQPHYSLREGLRRTINWYTAQHLVRR, via the coding sequence ATGTCCTTTTGGGTGGGTAAGAGGGTACTGGTGACCGGAGGGGCTGGCTTCATTGGCTCTCATGTCGTCAAGGTTCTCCTGAATAGAGGCGTTCCTGAAGAGAACATAACTATCCCCCGGCGTCAGACCTGTGACCTGAGGCTGATGGGGAATTGCCGGGCAGCTGTGGAGGGACAGAACATCGTTATCCACCTGGCGGCCGTCGTCGGGGGGATAGGATTCAATCAGGAGAATCCAGCTACCCTGTTCTATGATAACCTACTGATGGGGGTTCAGCTCCTGGAGGCAGCCCGTCAGGCTGGGGTGGAGAAATTCGTCTCGGTGGGCACCGCCTGCTCCTACCCTAAATATACCCCTGTCCCCTTCCGAGAGGAGGATGTCTGGAACGGCTATCCGGAGGAGACCAACGCCCCTTATGGTCAGGCTAAGCGGATGCTCATCGTTCAGTCCGAGGCTTACCACCGCCAGTATGGGATGAATGCTGTGGTGGTGATTCCCTTCAACGCCTATGGTCCAGGCGACAACTTCGATCCTAGAAGCTCACACGTCATTCCCGCTTTGATCCGTAAGTGCTTCGAGGAGGAAGAACTGGTCGTCTGGGGGGATGGCTCACCCTCACGCAGCTTTGTCTACGTGGAGGATATCGCCGAAGGTGTCGCCCTGGCCGCGGAGAAGTTGAATGACCCTCGCCCGGTCAACATCGGGACGGAAGAGGAAACGACGATCAGAGAGCTGGTGGAGCTAGTCGTCGAGTACAGCGGCTTCAAGGGGAGGGTGATTTACGATACCTCCAGGCCGAATGGGCAACCCCGTCGAGCGGCAAGTATCGCCCGGGCCAAGGAGCTACTCGGTTACCAACCGCATTACTCCCTCCGTGAGGGGCTACGCAGAACGATTAACTGGTATACAGCCCAACATCTGGTGAGGCGCTAG